Proteins from a genomic interval of Alteromonas macleodii ATCC 27126:
- a CDS encoding chemotaxis protein CheA → MTIDVNQFHGVFFDESDEHLQDMEQLLMTLDVDAPDPEELNSIFRAAHSIKGGSGIFGFDALMNLTHVMENLLDKARNQEIQVTADIVDIFLQTLDVLKDTLSAYKEQTDLPQEQIDASIKVLEDTLASASGQMPQNAEETCDQTTQGEANTDDEIDGFGFFDEDETESQETNLESSQSQNISDDIEGFGLFEDEAASEETQAKGEANTKVGIADEGFGFFEPDTLPVKTDATESSSQQVTPKQPIVKPVKTKPKAATKEAASIRVDTTKIDAMVNLVGELVITQSMLSNVGQEVEGQVGERLQLAIDELQRNTREIQESVMSMRMLPVNMTFNRFPRVVRDLSSKLGKKVDLVIQGGNTEIDKSLIEKLVDPLTHLVRNSIDHGIESPEKRLEAGKAENGTVILSAEQKGSSIIIGIIDDGAGLNKARIVEKATQNGLTVTPDMPDSEIWQLIFQAGFSTAAEVTDVSGRGVGMDVVRRNIESIGGRIEIESSQGEGSAFYIHLPLTLAIVDGMCVSVGDQIFVIPLLNVIESFQPTSSQVKTLGNDKVLWIRDQYWPLVSLTQLMQVDDGITEPTKGIVVLLESSKKRYGVLVDSLVGQQQVVIKSLEQHYKKVAGIAGATIMGDGKVAMILDADSVATNCTNVPNEEVSL, encoded by the coding sequence ATGACCATTGATGTAAACCAATTTCACGGTGTGTTTTTTGACGAGAGTGATGAGCATCTCCAAGATATGGAGCAGTTGCTCATGACCTTGGATGTGGATGCGCCCGACCCCGAAGAGCTGAACAGTATCTTTAGAGCGGCGCACTCTATCAAAGGCGGCAGTGGGATTTTCGGGTTCGATGCACTAATGAATCTGACTCACGTAATGGAGAATTTGCTCGACAAAGCCCGAAACCAGGAAATTCAGGTTACGGCAGACATTGTCGACATATTTTTGCAAACCCTTGATGTATTGAAAGACACCTTATCGGCATATAAAGAACAAACAGATCTTCCCCAAGAACAAATTGATGCAAGCATAAAAGTCCTTGAAGATACCCTCGCAAGTGCGTCAGGACAAATGCCACAAAACGCAGAAGAAACATGTGATCAAACTACTCAAGGTGAAGCTAATACAGACGACGAGATTGATGGATTTGGATTCTTTGATGAAGACGAGACTGAATCTCAAGAAACCAATTTAGAAAGTTCTCAAAGTCAAAATATCTCAGATGACATTGAAGGCTTCGGACTTTTCGAAGATGAAGCAGCATCAGAAGAGACGCAGGCTAAAGGTGAAGCGAATACCAAGGTCGGCATAGCTGATGAGGGCTTTGGCTTTTTCGAACCCGACACCCTTCCTGTAAAAACAGACGCTACTGAATCTTCTTCGCAACAAGTTACACCAAAACAACCTATTGTGAAGCCCGTTAAAACCAAGCCAAAAGCAGCGACGAAAGAGGCAGCTTCAATTCGTGTCGATACCACCAAAATCGATGCGATGGTTAATCTGGTCGGCGAACTGGTGATTACTCAATCCATGCTTTCAAACGTGGGGCAGGAAGTTGAAGGGCAAGTCGGAGAGCGCCTACAGCTTGCTATAGACGAGTTGCAGCGCAATACCCGTGAAATTCAAGAATCAGTCATGTCTATGCGCATGTTGCCGGTAAACATGACGTTTAATCGCTTCCCTCGTGTGGTACGTGATTTGTCTTCTAAGCTAGGCAAAAAAGTGGATTTGGTGATTCAAGGTGGCAACACCGAAATAGATAAGAGCCTAATCGAAAAACTGGTCGACCCGCTTACGCATTTAGTAAGGAACAGTATCGATCACGGTATAGAAAGTCCTGAAAAACGCCTTGAAGCAGGCAAAGCCGAAAACGGCACAGTTATCTTAAGTGCAGAGCAGAAAGGTAGCAGTATCATTATTGGTATTATCGACGATGGAGCCGGTTTAAACAAAGCTCGCATTGTAGAGAAAGCCACACAAAACGGTCTTACGGTTACGCCAGATATGCCCGACAGTGAAATTTGGCAGCTTATATTTCAAGCGGGCTTTTCGACTGCTGCAGAAGTTACAGATGTGTCGGGCAGAGGTGTAGGCATGGATGTGGTTCGCAGGAATATCGAGTCTATTGGCGGGCGTATTGAAATTGAATCATCGCAGGGTGAGGGCTCTGCATTTTATATCCACTTACCACTCACGCTCGCTATCGTAGACGGCATGTGTGTATCGGTTGGCGATCAAATTTTCGTTATCCCACTACTTAACGTTATCGAATCATTTCAACCCACATCATCTCAAGTGAAAACCCTTGGCAATGACAAAGTACTGTGGATTAGAGACCAGTACTGGCCGCTGGTGTCACTTACTCAACTTATGCAGGTAGACGATGGCATCACTGAGCCAACCAAAGGGATCGTCGTGCTACTAGAAAGCAGTAAGAAGCGCTATGGCGTGCTGGTGGATTCGCTTGTGGGTCAACAACAAGTCGTAATTAAGAGCCTTGAGCAACATTACAAAAAAGTAGCAGGGATCGCAGGTGCAACCATTATGGGGGATGGCAAGGTAGCCATGATTTTGGATGCAGACTCGGTGGCTACTAACTGTACAAATGTTCCAAATGAAGAGGTTTCACTATGA
- a CDS encoding chemotaxis protein CheW has protein sequence MSEAALQQAVSASKENEFLSFVLGEEHYALDITTVKEIRGYEQVTKIANAPNFIKGVINLRGDIVPIVDLRIKFNVGEATYNDFTIVIMLNVHERIVGIVVDGVSDVIRLSEEDMLPPPEFGVAFDSKYLHGLADVDEHMVILVNIESLITSNELGLVETKAQVVEG, from the coding sequence ATGAGCGAAGCAGCCTTACAACAAGCCGTTAGCGCATCGAAAGAGAACGAATTCTTAAGTTTTGTCTTGGGCGAGGAGCACTATGCCCTTGATATCACAACCGTGAAGGAAATTCGTGGTTACGAACAGGTTACCAAAATTGCCAATGCGCCAAACTTCATTAAAGGCGTGATAAACCTTCGTGGCGACATTGTACCTATCGTCGACTTACGCATTAAGTTCAACGTAGGTGAAGCCACTTATAACGATTTTACTATCGTCATTATGCTTAACGTTCACGAGCGGATCGTTGGCATTGTGGTAGACGGCGTGTCTGACGTCATTCGCCTTTCCGAAGAAGACATGCTGCCGCCACCAGAGTTCGGTGTGGCGTTCGATAGCAAGTACCTTCACGGACTGGCCGATGTCGATGAGCACATGGTTATTTTAGTCAATATTGAAAGCTTAATTACAAGTAACGAATTGGGTTTAGTTGAAACAAAAGCACAAGTGGTAGAGGGCTGA
- a CDS encoding methyl-accepting chemotaxis protein: protein MGIMTWLEDFTKATDVNQALRNKQALDATTCCIMMADADRNIIYANQSVKSLLKENEKKLQAVLPSFSADNLEGQNIDQFHRNPSHQRNILAELKSTMTSTISIGDLNFKLTLTPFFDQENNNIGTMVEWVDQSELLIKSTMLNVLNNAQAVIEFNADGVIQNANDNFLNALGYSLNEIVGNHHKMFCDAQYIRSEEYAQFWRDLKEGKSQNGEFCRFDKMGKEIWIQATYNPVFDGEGKVIRVVKFATDITASKLRNAYFEGQIDAINKAQAVIEFDLEGKILNANENFTNTVGYSLDEIKGKHHSMFVEDEYKRSVEYSQFWEQLRQGVQFTDEFKRVGKGGKEVWIQASYNPILDQNGRPHRVVKYAIDITGRKQAISDIKTAMNELVQGNLDCRIEHEFEGEFKELGTSINRFIDDMRRIIGSISDVMTRLSGGDLTAELDEQFEGEFQVLGDAINQFVSEMSGTIGSIYQAVETINTASSEIATGNSDLSSRTEQQASSLEETASSMEELTGTVKLNAENAEQANSLASQSCEIASRGGELIRQVVDTMSSINESAQEISDIIGVIDGIAFQTNILALNAAVEAARAGEQGRGFAVVASEVRSLAQRSAEAAKEIKELISDSVSKIDGGNKLVNQSGDTMEEVVTSIKRVNDIMSEIAAASSEQASGIEEVSKAVVQMDEMTQQNAALVEEAAAAAESLQQQAGSLSERVSAFNIGDKATVSEEKPIKVASVNKNKHVAPVTAIKTQKKLAPKVPSSDDWESF, encoded by the coding sequence ATGGGAATTATGACGTGGTTAGAAGACTTCACAAAAGCAACGGACGTTAACCAAGCATTGAGAAATAAACAGGCACTTGATGCTACAACCTGTTGCATCATGATGGCCGATGCAGACAGAAATATTATCTATGCTAATCAGTCTGTAAAGTCGCTGCTTAAAGAAAACGAGAAGAAACTTCAGGCTGTACTCCCCAGTTTTTCTGCTGACAACTTGGAAGGTCAAAACATCGACCAGTTTCATCGCAATCCTTCGCATCAGCGCAATATCCTTGCTGAATTGAAATCGACAATGACCTCTACAATTAGCATTGGCGACTTGAACTTCAAACTCACCCTTACGCCGTTTTTTGACCAAGAGAATAACAATATAGGCACCATGGTTGAATGGGTTGATCAGTCAGAATTACTCATTAAAAGCACAATGCTTAATGTGTTGAATAATGCCCAGGCTGTTATCGAATTTAACGCCGATGGTGTTATCCAAAACGCGAACGACAATTTTCTTAATGCGCTTGGCTACAGCCTCAATGAAATTGTTGGCAACCATCACAAAATGTTTTGTGACGCACAATACATTCGCTCAGAAGAGTACGCCCAATTTTGGCGCGACCTCAAAGAGGGCAAGTCACAAAACGGCGAGTTTTGTCGATTCGACAAAATGGGGAAAGAGATTTGGATCCAAGCCACCTACAACCCGGTTTTCGATGGCGAAGGTAAAGTTATTCGCGTTGTGAAATTCGCCACCGACATCACTGCATCTAAGTTACGCAATGCCTATTTCGAAGGACAAATAGACGCAATAAACAAAGCGCAGGCCGTTATTGAATTTGACCTTGAGGGCAAAATTTTAAACGCCAACGAGAATTTCACAAACACGGTTGGCTACAGCCTGGATGAAATTAAAGGCAAGCATCACAGTATGTTTGTGGAAGATGAGTATAAGCGCAGTGTTGAGTACAGTCAGTTTTGGGAACAGTTGCGCCAAGGCGTGCAGTTCACTGATGAATTTAAGCGCGTGGGCAAAGGTGGGAAAGAAGTTTGGATCCAAGCGTCTTATAACCCTATTTTGGATCAAAACGGTAGACCTCACCGTGTGGTGAAATATGCCATTGATATTACTGGTAGAAAACAGGCCATTAGCGATATCAAAACCGCCATGAATGAATTGGTTCAGGGTAATTTAGATTGTCGCATTGAGCATGAGTTCGAGGGTGAATTTAAAGAGCTTGGCACGTCAATAAACCGCTTTATCGACGATATGCGTCGCATTATCGGTTCTATCAGTGATGTGATGACCCGCTTATCTGGCGGTGATTTAACGGCAGAGCTTGATGAACAGTTCGAGGGTGAATTCCAAGTACTAGGCGATGCTATCAATCAATTCGTTAGTGAAATGTCTGGCACTATCGGTTCAATTTACCAAGCAGTAGAGACAATCAATACGGCCTCGTCTGAAATTGCCACGGGGAATTCAGACCTATCAAGTCGTACCGAACAGCAAGCGTCTAGTCTTGAAGAAACGGCGTCGAGCATGGAAGAGCTTACCGGTACCGTCAAGCTCAACGCTGAAAATGCGGAACAAGCCAATAGCTTAGCGTCTCAGAGCTGTGAAATCGCGTCGCGGGGCGGTGAGCTAATCCGTCAGGTTGTGGACACCATGTCGTCTATCAACGAGTCTGCGCAGGAAATTTCAGACATCATCGGCGTAATCGACGGCATCGCATTCCAAACTAATATTCTGGCATTAAACGCTGCCGTAGAAGCTGCACGAGCAGGTGAGCAGGGCCGTGGCTTTGCGGTAGTTGCGTCAGAGGTACGAAGCCTGGCTCAGCGTTCTGCCGAAGCAGCAAAAGAAATCAAAGAGCTTATATCAGACTCGGTAAGCAAGATTGATGGCGGTAACAAACTCGTCAATCAGTCAGGCGACACCATGGAAGAAGTGGTGACTTCCATTAAGCGAGTTAACGACATTATGTCGGAAATTGCAGCGGCGAGTTCTGAGCAAGCTTCTGGAATTGAAGAGGTAAGTAAAGCCGTTGTGCAAATGGATGAAATGACGCAACAAAATGCAGCGCTGGTGGAAGAGGCTGCGGCTGCCGCAGAAAGTTTGCAGCAGCAAGCGGGAAGTTTATCTGAACGCGTATCAGCATTTAACATTGGTGATAAAGCGACGGTCAGTGAAGAAAAACCAATAAAGGTTGCATCAGTAAACAAGAATAAACACGTTGCACCGGTTACAGCAATTAAAACGCAAAAGAAACTGGCTCCAAAAGTACCAAGCAGTGACGATTGGGAGTCGTTCTAA
- a CDS encoding methyl-accepting chemotaxis protein has product MGVFNIFHNEELVAAQSLSRFQEQALSESTACLMLVDAEGTITFANKAFYALANEHQTQFERALPGINFQGLTGSTMAAFFANNSDLNLRYKSCDSSDTFLLPVGDLLFTLKLSTIKSVEGDKLGTMVEWLNDQELQYKTGLLAGLDRCQAIISFTPEGIVEDANENFLKVTGYSKEDIVGKHHRLFVLPDYGVSEEYKSFWESLRNGEHSSGEYCRVAKNGDKVWIQASYNPIYDKLGNIVRVVKFATDVTEQKRKNADYEGQINAIDKSLAVIEFDLEGVIQNANANFCATTGYELNEIKGQHHSMFVEPNYKMSPEYAAFWRDLKKGDFKSGEFKRVKKDGSELWIQASYNPIFDEFGQPIKVVKYASDVTEQKLQNAFNTGQIDAISKSQAVIEFDTKGNILVANDNFLATVGYSLDEIEGKHHRIFVTKQERESEQYQSFWKKLAEGQFYSGEFHRIAKDGSDIWIQATYNPILDMSGNVVKVVKYASNITEQKVKNAYFEGQLAAIGKSQAVIEFNMDGIIQHANENFLTTVGYTLDEIKGKHHSMFVDPAHRASPEYAAFWDALRSGTFSSGEYRRLGKNGKEIFIQATYNPILDHNGKPFRVVKFATDITGRTQAVDEIKHVMTKLTEGDLTVNIEHALDGDFAVLGEAINQFINEMRGTITSINEAVETINVASGEIATGNADLSSRTEQQASSLEETASSMEELTGTVKLNAENAEQANGLAAQASKIASEGGQVIGEVVKTMTQINDSAQEISDIIGVIDGIAFQTNILALNAAVEAARAGEQGRGFAVVASEVRNLAQRSAEAAKDIKELISDSVTKIASGNELVVKSGDTMAEVVTSIKRVNDIMSEIAAASAEQAAGIEEVSKAVIQMDEMTQQNAALVEEAAAAADSLKQQSLQLNERVSVFEVGKGLSMEQKHIAALSHTDFKQPRVASVINNAPQAQALKPALPDEAEWESF; this is encoded by the coding sequence ATGGGCGTATTTAATATATTTCATAATGAAGAGTTAGTAGCGGCACAAAGTCTTTCACGCTTTCAAGAGCAAGCGCTAAGCGAAAGTACCGCATGTTTGATGTTGGTCGATGCCGAGGGAACGATCACCTTCGCTAACAAGGCATTTTATGCTTTAGCCAACGAGCATCAAACGCAGTTCGAGCGTGCTTTACCAGGCATTAATTTTCAAGGCCTGACGGGCTCTACTATGGCCGCGTTTTTCGCCAACAATAGCGACCTGAATTTGCGTTACAAAAGCTGTGATAGCAGCGATACCTTTTTACTGCCTGTGGGCGACTTACTCTTTACCCTTAAGTTATCTACCATTAAAAGTGTTGAAGGCGACAAGCTCGGCACCATGGTGGAATGGCTTAATGATCAGGAGCTGCAATATAAAACCGGTTTATTGGCAGGGTTAGATCGTTGCCAAGCCATTATTTCCTTTACGCCGGAGGGAATAGTAGAAGACGCCAATGAAAACTTTTTGAAGGTTACAGGCTATTCGAAAGAAGACATTGTTGGTAAGCATCATCGCCTTTTTGTATTGCCAGACTACGGCGTGTCTGAAGAATATAAATCATTCTGGGAATCGCTGCGAAACGGTGAGCACAGCAGCGGTGAATATTGCCGCGTAGCGAAAAACGGCGACAAAGTATGGATTCAAGCCTCTTACAACCCTATCTATGACAAGCTCGGAAATATTGTTCGGGTAGTAAAATTTGCTACCGATGTAACGGAGCAAAAACGCAAAAATGCAGACTACGAAGGCCAAATAAATGCCATCGACAAGTCCCTTGCTGTGATTGAGTTCGACCTTGAAGGCGTTATTCAAAACGCCAACGCAAACTTCTGCGCAACAACGGGATATGAGCTGAACGAAATCAAAGGTCAGCATCATAGTATGTTTGTTGAACCCAACTATAAAATGAGCCCTGAGTATGCAGCGTTCTGGCGTGACTTAAAGAAAGGTGACTTTAAGTCAGGCGAATTCAAACGGGTAAAAAAAGATGGCAGTGAGCTTTGGATCCAAGCGTCTTATAACCCTATTTTTGACGAGTTCGGCCAGCCAATAAAAGTGGTGAAATATGCCTCTGATGTGACTGAACAAAAGCTACAAAACGCGTTTAACACAGGGCAAATAGACGCAATAAGTAAATCACAAGCGGTGATCGAGTTTGATACAAAGGGCAATATTCTCGTCGCCAACGATAACTTTCTGGCAACGGTTGGCTATTCCCTAGATGAAATTGAGGGCAAACACCACCGCATTTTTGTCACTAAACAAGAGCGAGAATCTGAACAGTACCAATCGTTTTGGAAAAAACTGGCAGAAGGCCAATTTTACTCGGGTGAATTTCATAGAATTGCGAAAGACGGCTCAGATATTTGGATTCAAGCGACCTACAATCCTATTTTAGACATGAGTGGGAATGTAGTTAAAGTGGTGAAGTACGCCAGTAATATCACCGAACAGAAAGTTAAAAATGCCTACTTTGAAGGGCAGTTAGCTGCAATAGGAAAGTCTCAGGCCGTCATAGAGTTCAATATGGATGGCATTATTCAGCACGCCAATGAAAACTTTCTAACTACGGTGGGCTACACCTTAGATGAAATCAAAGGTAAGCATCACAGCATGTTCGTCGACCCTGCTCACCGAGCTAGCCCTGAATACGCGGCGTTTTGGGATGCGCTACGCAGCGGCACTTTTTCTTCAGGTGAATATCGTCGATTGGGTAAAAACGGCAAAGAGATATTTATTCAAGCCACGTATAACCCTATTTTAGACCACAACGGTAAGCCTTTCCGTGTAGTTAAGTTTGCTACCGATATTACGGGTAGAACCCAAGCTGTTGATGAAATTAAACACGTAATGACCAAGCTGACTGAGGGCGACTTAACGGTCAACATTGAACATGCTTTAGACGGTGACTTTGCTGTGTTGGGCGAGGCCATTAATCAGTTCATCAACGAAATGCGAGGCACCATCACAAGTATTAACGAAGCAGTAGAAACCATTAATGTGGCGTCGGGTGAGATTGCAACGGGAAATGCTGACTTATCAAGCCGCACCGAGCAGCAGGCATCCAGCCTGGAAGAAACTGCATCGAGTATGGAAGAGCTAACGGGAACCGTAAAACTCAACGCAGAGAATGCAGAGCAAGCGAATGGCTTAGCGGCACAGGCGAGTAAAATTGCTTCAGAAGGGGGGCAGGTTATAGGTGAAGTGGTGAAAACCATGACCCAAATCAACGACTCGGCACAAGAGATCTCTGACATTATTGGTGTTATAGACGGCATCGCTTTTCAAACTAATATTCTTGCTTTAAACGCAGCCGTTGAAGCTGCTCGCGCGGGCGAACAGGGGCGAGGCTTTGCGGTAGTTGCTTCAGAAGTAAGAAACTTAGCTCAGCGCTCAGCCGAAGCTGCTAAAGACATCAAAGAACTGATTTCCGACTCTGTTACTAAAATAGCCAGCGGTAACGAGCTGGTTGTGAAATCGGGTGACACCATGGCTGAGGTAGTAACTTCCATTAAGCGCGTAAACGACATTATGTCTGAAATTGCCGCTGCGTCTGCCGAGCAAGCGGCGGGCATTGAAGAGGTGAGCAAAGCGGTCATTCAAATGGATGAAATGACCCAACAAAATGCAGCACTGGTAGAAGAGGCTGCCGCCGCCGCGGACAGTTTGAAGCAGCAGTCGTTGCAACTTAATGAACGGGTATCGGTATTTGAAGTTGGAAAGGGCTTGTCAATGGAGCAAAAGCACATCGCTGCGCTCTCTCACACCGACTTCAAGCAGCCACGCGTAGCCTCAGTGATTAACAACGCGCCTCAAGCACAAGCATTGAAACCCGCACTGCCTGATGAAGCCGAGTGGGAGTCGTTCTAA
- a CDS encoding CheR family methyltransferase: MTTVLSSRDSTREFAFEKADFHKVQNMLFKKAGIKLSDAKEAMVYSRLARRIRALQLTSFNDYLGVVDKSEPELEQFINALTTNLTSFFREPHHFTALAEHLKQHPEVTTIWCAASSTGEEPYSIAMVVAEAFGSFKTPVKIIASDIDSKVLQKAKAGIYPLASIAKIPVQRQKQFFHKGKGANEGKVKVVDELRHMVQFKKLNLTDAKWDVKGPLDIIFCRNVMIYFDKPTQLNVLQRMVGMLKPAGLYMAGHSENFNMCTNLVRPVGKTIYRPVH; the protein is encoded by the coding sequence ATGACAACGGTTCTTTCATCGCGCGATAGCACTCGGGAGTTCGCCTTTGAAAAGGCGGACTTCCACAAAGTGCAAAACATGCTTTTCAAAAAAGCAGGTATAAAGTTGTCAGACGCTAAAGAAGCGATGGTATACAGCAGATTGGCTCGGCGTATCAGAGCCCTTCAGCTCACAAGCTTTAACGATTATCTAGGCGTAGTTGATAAGTCTGAACCTGAGCTAGAGCAGTTCATCAATGCATTGACGACCAATCTTACGTCGTTTTTTCGCGAGCCACACCACTTCACTGCACTGGCCGAGCACTTAAAACAACATCCAGAAGTAACCACTATCTGGTGTGCTGCCAGCTCCACCGGAGAAGAGCCTTACTCTATTGCCATGGTCGTCGCAGAGGCGTTTGGAAGCTTCAAAACGCCTGTGAAAATCATTGCATCAGACATAGACAGTAAGGTACTGCAAAAAGCCAAAGCGGGTATTTATCCTTTAGCATCTATCGCGAAAATACCCGTCCAAAGACAAAAACAATTCTTCCATAAAGGTAAAGGTGCAAACGAGGGAAAAGTGAAAGTAGTGGATGAGTTAAGACATATGGTGCAGTTCAAAAAACTCAATCTTACCGATGCAAAGTGGGATGTAAAAGGTCCGCTCGATATCATTTTTTGTCGAAACGTAATGATTTACTTCGACAAGCCCACGCAATTAAACGTGTTACAAAGAATGGTGGGTATGTTAAAGCCTGCAGGACTTTATATGGCAGGGCATTCTGAAAACTTCAATATGTGTACTAATCTTGTGAGACCGGTAGGTAAAACTATATATCGCCCGGTTCATTAG
- the cheD gene encoding chemoreceptor glutamine deamidase CheD, translated as MESCNFEVPISYYDKRFSIDAVKLLPGQYFVTTQDKMLVTVLGSCVAACLYDPETGIGGMNHFMLPTVNKTASEFEKTQGMAAKYGVHAMEILINDLVKAGANKARIKAKVFGGGKVVPSFVQHDVGKFNAEFVTDFLSTEGIPILASDLCDVYARKVYFFPSNGNVFMKRIHELNNATIIERESQHRWELSRRAPTGSVDIFED; from the coding sequence GTGGAATCTTGTAATTTCGAAGTACCTATTAGCTATTACGACAAACGTTTTTCTATCGACGCAGTAAAGCTATTACCTGGACAATACTTCGTAACAACACAAGATAAAATGTTGGTAACGGTATTGGGCTCGTGTGTGGCGGCATGTTTATACGACCCTGAAACGGGCATTGGCGGCATGAATCACTTTATGTTGCCTACAGTAAATAAAACTGCCAGTGAGTTCGAAAAAACACAAGGTATGGCTGCCAAATACGGCGTGCATGCCATGGAAATTCTTATCAACGACTTAGTGAAAGCCGGTGCCAATAAAGCCCGAATAAAAGCAAAAGTGTTTGGTGGTGGAAAAGTGGTGCCGTCCTTCGTGCAGCACGATGTTGGGAAGTTCAACGCAGAATTCGTAACAGACTTTTTAAGCACGGAAGGCATACCGATATTGGCCAGTGACTTATGTGATGTTTACGCGCGCAAGGTTTACTTTTTTCCAAGCAACGGCAATGTCTTTATGAAGCGAATTCACGAGCTTAATAACGCCACAATTATTGAAAGAGAAAGTCAGCATCGGTGGGAACTGTCAAGACGTGCACCTACCGGTAGCGTAGATATCTTCGAGGACTAA
- a CDS encoding protein-glutamate methylesterase/protein-glutamine glutaminase, protein MTIKVLVVDDSALIRQILSEIIKSEPDMALVGAAPDAFVAKKLVLEKSPDVITLDIEMPKVDGLRFLEVLMNARPTPVVMISTLTEKGADATLRSLELGAIDFVAKPKIGVAQGMADYHQLIVEKIRTAARSKVKKSAPSKVSTVSKVNYSGTEKIIAIGASTGGTEAIKEVLRTFPANAPATVITQHMPAGFTSTYAKRLDAVCQMQVKEAKGGERLLPGQAYLAPGDKHMEIERSGADYRIRLTDGARVSGHKPSVDVLFNSICKSAGSNALGVLLTGMGSDGASGLHEMFNAGCETFCQDEASCIVFGMPKVAIEKGAAKRVISLDDMGRSVMQTVEKLSAGSRL, encoded by the coding sequence ATGACGATAAAAGTTTTGGTGGTAGATGACTCGGCACTGATCCGGCAAATTCTAAGTGAGATTATAAAAAGTGAGCCAGACATGGCATTAGTGGGTGCTGCTCCCGATGCTTTCGTGGCAAAAAAGCTGGTTCTAGAAAAGTCGCCAGATGTTATTACACTTGATATAGAAATGCCTAAAGTGGACGGATTACGCTTTCTAGAAGTACTGATGAATGCGAGACCGACGCCTGTAGTCATGATTTCTACGTTAACCGAAAAAGGCGCTGATGCTACGCTGAGGTCCTTGGAGTTAGGAGCTATCGACTTTGTTGCAAAGCCCAAAATAGGTGTGGCGCAAGGCATGGCAGACTATCACCAGTTGATTGTTGAGAAAATACGTACGGCTGCGCGCTCTAAAGTAAAAAAATCAGCGCCTTCGAAAGTGTCTACCGTGAGCAAAGTCAATTATTCGGGTACTGAGAAAATCATTGCAATTGGTGCCTCGACCGGAGGGACAGAAGCCATAAAAGAGGTGTTACGTACCTTTCCGGCGAACGCTCCTGCCACCGTGATCACACAACACATGCCAGCAGGGTTTACTTCGACTTACGCTAAACGACTAGATGCCGTGTGCCAAATGCAGGTCAAAGAAGCGAAAGGCGGAGAACGTTTACTACCAGGCCAAGCCTACCTTGCACCTGGCGATAAACACATGGAAATTGAAAGAAGCGGGGCTGATTACCGGATTAGATTGACCGATGGCGCGCGCGTATCGGGTCACAAGCCCTCGGTGGATGTGTTATTTAATTCTATCTGTAAAAGTGCTGGTAGCAATGCGTTAGGCGTTTTACTTACGGGCATGGGTAGCGACGGCGCAAGCGGCCTTCACGAAATGTTTAACGCGGGCTGCGAAACATTTTGTCAGGACGAAGCTAGTTGTATAGTTTTTGGTATGCCCAAAGTAGCCATAGAAAAGGGCGCCGCTAAGCGCGTAATAAGCCTAGATGATATGGGCAGAAGTGTTATGCAAACCGTAGAAAAGCTCTCGGCAGGTAGTCGCTTGTAA
- a CDS encoding haloacid dehalogenase type II has product MTPKVIFFDINETLLDMQAIKTGLASVLNGDETLVDLWFANLLHHSLVDVASGQFHDFIDIGAAALTMVAHSKDISVDEATAKDIIKQHITRLPAHDDVVPTLKALQSAGVTLVALSNSSKAGLDAQLEFANIKPYFSHVLSVESVRTYKPHAAVYHWACQQANVKNEDAMMVAAHGWDVSGAKATGMQTAFVERSGKMMYPLGLAPDHSIASLTALIEMISS; this is encoded by the coding sequence GTGACGCCAAAGGTTATTTTCTTCGATATTAATGAAACACTACTAGACATGCAGGCCATAAAAACAGGCTTAGCGTCGGTGCTAAACGGCGATGAGACACTGGTAGACTTATGGTTTGCTAACTTATTGCATCACAGTTTAGTGGATGTTGCGTCTGGACAGTTTCACGATTTCATTGATATTGGAGCCGCAGCGCTTACCATGGTAGCTCACAGTAAGGATATATCTGTTGATGAGGCTACCGCAAAAGATATCATCAAACAGCATATTACCCGATTGCCAGCGCACGACGATGTTGTTCCTACATTAAAGGCGCTTCAAAGTGCTGGTGTAACCTTGGTCGCCCTTTCAAACTCATCTAAAGCCGGACTAGACGCACAGCTTGAGTTTGCCAATATTAAGCCCTATTTTTCCCATGTATTAAGTGTGGAAAGTGTACGTACCTACAAACCACATGCTGCGGTTTATCACTGGGCCTGTCAGCAGGCTAACGTAAAGAACGAAGATGCCATGATGGTGGCGGCTCATGGTTGGGATGTAAGTGGTGCTAAGGCGACAGGTATGCAAACCGCATTCGTAGAACGCTCGGGGAAAATGATGTACCCGTTAGGTCTTGCTCCCGATCACAGCATTGCTTCGCTTACTGCGCTTATCGAAATGATAAGTTCGTAA